CTCCCGAATGGTACCAAAGCCGGTGCGTCATTTTTATCTGGCGGGCTTTTCAGTCTTGACGGAGTTCACCCGTCTACACTGGGATATGCCGTTGTTGCAAACAAATGGATATTGGAAATAAATAACAAATTCAATAGTGAAATACCCTTGGTTAGAATCACAGATTACATGAACATTAAATAATACATCTAATTTGACGTTAAAACCCCGTTTCAAATGAAACGGGGTTTTTTATTTGTGTATCATGTGCTGATTGAATATTTTGTTTCATGTTTAATAGAAGCGCTAAATTTGTAGTTTCAATCTTTGCGATCCATTTTTCTTTGGCACAGGGTCAAATTCGCTATAATACCAACCCTACCCCTTCTTTGGGCGGCAAGGTTTTTGTTTTTTTTAATGGTACAGCCAATTATGCAAAGAGCATTCCAGGAAATATCAGCAATGACCGGGAGAACCTTGAACAACGGGTTATTGATATTATCAATAATGCTAAGGCAAGCCTGGATGTGGCTGCATATGAACTGAATAGTCTTAATATCGTGGTGGCGTTATGTAAAGCCCGCGAGCGCGGTGTGCGCGTGCGCATTATCATGGATGATGAGGCCGCTCCGCACAATAACGAAGAACTGTGGAAATATGTGCGCACTTTACTTAGCTATCGGTATCAGGTTCCTTGGATGACTGATGCGGGCTGGCCCATCGTAAAATCCAAAAAAAATCTCTACAAAGCACGTACGGCACAGATGCACAATAAATTTGTAGTAGCCGATTATCTAAGTGCTGATACGACCGACGATGTGGTTTTGACCGGTTCGTATAATTTTACCATTACCGGCATGGTTTCCATGCAAAATGTTGTCCAAATTCAAAGCGCGAAAGCCACACAAATTTATACTGAAGAATTCGAAAACATGTGGGGCTCCGATACGGAACAACCGGATACGACGAAAGCCGCATTTCATCAATACAAAGCTGCTTTAAAAACAGATCCTTCTATTTTTGGCGGAAAAATCTCTGTTTATTTGGCGCCTATGAATAAGTATAAAACGCGTCCTAACTACCTGGAAATGATTGCGGATATAGTGACCCGTGAAGCGCAACATGACATCAAAATATGTTCGTTTTCGTTTAGTACTAAAATCGATGTTGATGAGGCAATAAAGGAAAAGGCCGAGGAACGCGGCGTCAATGTAAAAGCTGTATTTGATAAATCGCTGGGGAAAGGAAATTGGAGTTTATATAAGTCAATGATCGGTGATACATCGGCGCGCGCCGTTTGGAAAAAAAAGGCTGAAGCGTACTTAGCATACGAAGATCGTCAATTGCATCATAAATATCTGATAATAGACGCCGAGTCGCCAGATACGTCAGATGTTCCCGTCGTAATTACGGGTTCATTCAATTTCAGTAAGAATGCCAATGAAGCCAATGATGATAACTTTTTGGTCATACGTGATCGTGCGATAGCCAATCAATACTTACAGGAATTTTATGCACGCTTTGAAGCGGCCAAAAAACTTGAGCTTTCACGAAAAGAGACTAATCAAACTGAGAAACTGATCACGGACGACGACGAATAAAGATGCCTGCTAATTGATACGCACAGTAACAGAGCGCCCTAACGATTCTTCAAACAATCCTTTTTTCATATTAACTGCCCATTGTTCCAGTGTTCCCGACGATTTACAGTGCGCTTTGATCAAAATATGTTTAGGTTGAATTTTGCACCTTAGCGACGTGATGCTTTGACTGTGCGTCCTATCCAATCCGTCAGCAATACGCAATATACCCGCCAATTTGCATACTAAACGCTGATTCTCGATTGAAAGATTAACAAAACCGTCATGCTTGGGTTTGGGATGGCTCTTGCGATGGTACCTCGCTATATTGGCTATAACTTCTTTTTCCTGATCGGTAAATCCCGCTAACTCCGCATTTCGAATAAGATAATACGAATGGCGATGATGCTGTGCGTGTGAGACAAAAAACCCGACCTCGTGCATGATCGCCGCAAATTCAAGGAATTCCCGTTCCGTGCTACCCAGTTTGTGTATTTTAACAGTCTGATCAAAAATACTAAGTGCCAATCGGGTTACCTGATGTGCATGTTCCGCATCGTAGTGAAAATTTTCAGCCAGATGTATGACACTACGATAGCGAATGTTTGATAAGGGGTGATGCCCACCCGTATTCGTGCGGCTGTTTATGTAATCATGGATAATACCCTCTCTCAGCGCGTATTCGGAAACGACCATTTGTTTGATCTTAAGTAAATCAAATGATTCCTGTAAAACCAAAGCACCGGCCACAATAATGTCTGCTCTTTTAATATCTAGCCCGATGATTTTTATTCGCTGCGCTACCGTTTTTGCTTTTAAGATATTCTGAACTACACGATCCAGTTCTTTTTTGGTAAAAGAAAAATTATTCAGCTGGGCATCCGATGAAATCCCGCTTCTATTAGCTCTAATCATATTGGCTAAATTGAGAATTGTACCCGAACTGCCAACTGCAAACTCGATTTTGCGATCGCGTACTTCCCGTGCTACGGCGCTTACAAATCCGCGAATATATTCTCGGCATTCCTGTATTTTTTTAGGCTTGATAACACCTTTATCGAAAAACCGCTGTGTTAAACGAATACATCCGATCTTAAGACTGTTCAGATATTGCGCTTCCCCTCGGACTCCAACGATATATTCGACACTGCCGCCACCGATGTCCATTGCAATAATTTTGTGGTTAAAAACCGGTAATGCCTGCAGCACCCCTAGATAAATCAACCGTGCCTCTTCATTGCCGGAAACAACTTCAATATTTATGCCGGTTGCATCTTTTATTTTTTTTACAAAATGCGCCTGATTGAGCGCTTCGCGTACGGCACTGGTTGCTACAGCACGTATTGGTGCTTTGTATACTTTAGCAATTTCAGAAAAACGCTTTAATGCCGTAACGCCCCTTTCTATCGCATCCGGGGCAATCATTTTCATGTCGGAGCTGCCACTGCCCAAACGTACATTTTCTTTTTCCCTGTCAACGATACGATACTTCCCGTTACCCAATAGCTCAACAACTATGAGATGAAATGAATTAGTACCAATATCAATCGCAGCAATATGCTTTTTGGAATTCCGCTCAGTGAATATCATTTTTTTAAGTTGCGAAACGACACGTGCCATCAGGACTCTCCGATAAACTTGAGTTGACGCGGTGTCATAAACCAGCGTATTTCACCGCTCGGCGATGGATGGATACGTTCCACCTCGATTTTACAGATTGCACCTTTCTTAAAAGGAATAGCTAACCTCGGTACTCCCATAAAAAAACCGGCTAATCTTCCGACATCCGGCATGTGGCCCACAAGTAAAACGCTGTAATCCATTTGAAAC
The genomic region above belongs to bacterium and contains:
- a CDS encoding Ppx/GppA family phosphatase; translation: MARVVSQLKKMIFTERNSKKHIAAIDIGTNSFHLIVVELLGNGKYRIVDREKENVRLGSGSSDMKMIAPDAIERGVTALKRFSEIAKVYKAPIRAVATSAVREALNQAHFVKKIKDATGINIEVVSGNEEARLIYLGVLQALPVFNHKIIAMDIGGGSVEYIVGVRGEAQYLNSLKIGCIRLTQRFFDKGVIKPKKIQECREYIRGFVSAVAREVRDRKIEFAVGSSGTILNLANMIRANRSGISSDAQLNNFSFTKKELDRVVQNILKAKTVAQRIKIIGLDIKRADIIVAGALVLQESFDLLKIKQMVVSEYALREGIIHDYINSRTNTGGHHPLSNIRYRSVIHLAENFHYDAEHAHQVTRLALSIFDQTVKIHKLGSTEREFLEFAAIMHEVGFFVSHAQHHRHSYYLIRNAELAGFTDQEKEVIANIARYHRKSHPKPKHDGFVNLSIENQRLVCKLAGILRIADGLDRTHSQSITSLRCKIQPKHILIKAHCKSSGTLEQWAVNMKKGLFEESLGRSVTVRIN